Proteins from a single region of Numenius arquata chromosome Z, bNumArq3.hap1.1, whole genome shotgun sequence:
- the CRHBP gene encoding corticotropin-releasing factor-binding protein: MPSAFQFQCHFILIFLAASKGETRYLEVRDASEDEPFLLLSEDLKRELSAGQIYRRSLRCIDMLSIEGQFTFTADQPQLHCATFFIGEPEELITIDYDFVNIDCQGGDFLKVFDGWILKGEKFPSSLDHPLPTSQRYVDFCESGSIQRSVRSSQNVAMIFFRIHQPGNGFTVTVKKSANLFPCNVISQTPSGRFTMVIPHQHRNCSFSIIYPVVIKISDLILGHLNGLFLKKPSAGCAGVGDFVELLGGTGLDPSKMFPLADLCHSFHGSAQMKIGCDNTVLRMVSSGKHINRVTFEYHQLDLQETESRKENSIEEFCFPSI; the protein is encoded by the exons ATGCCATCCGCTTTCCAGTTTCAATGCCACTTCATTCTCATCTTCCTGGCAGCCTCCAAAGGGGAAACCAGATACCTAGAG GTGAGGGATGCCAGTGAAGATGagcctttcctgctcctcagtGAAGATCTGAAGAGAGAGCTGTCTGCAGGGCAGATCTACCGGCGGTCGCTCC GGTGCATCGACATGCTGAGTATAGAGGGGCAATTCACCTTCACCGCAGACCAACCGCAGCTGCACTGTGCAACTTTCTTCATTGGGGAGCCTGAGGAACTCATCACGATAGACTACGACTTTGTAAACATTGACTGCCAGGGGGGTGATTTCCTGAAG GTATTTGATGGCTGGATACTCAAAGGAGAGAAATTTCCCAGTTCCTTGGACCATCCCCTCCCCACTTCTCAAAGATACGTAGACTTTTGTGAGAGTGGCAGTATTCAGAGAAGCGTCAGGTCATCACAGAACGTGGCAATGATCTTCTTCCGTATTCATCAGCCAGGCAATGGATTTACTGTCACAGTCAAGAAAAGTGCCAACCTCTTCC CTTGCAATGTCATATCTCAGACTCCCTCGGGAAGGTTTACCATGGTCATTCCTCATCAGCACAGAAACTGCAGCTTCTCCATAATCTACCCAGTGGTGATAAAAATATCTGATCTTATCCTGGGACATTTAAATGGCCTCTTTTTAAAG AAACCATCAGCAGGCTGTGCAGGAGTGGGAGATTTTGTGGAGCTGCTTGGAGGAACTGGCTTAGACCCATCCAAAATGTTCCCACTGGCTGATCTCTGTCATTCCTTTCATGGGTCTG CTCAAATGAAGATTGGCTGTGACAATACCGTGCTGCGAATGGTCTCCAGTGGCAAACATATCAACCGTGTGACATTTGAGTATCATCAACTCGATCTGcaggaaacagaaagcagaaaggagaacaGCATTGAGGAATTCTGTTTTCCTAGTATCTGA